A segment of the Pongo abelii isolate AG06213 chromosome 16, NHGRI_mPonAbe1-v2.0_pri, whole genome shotgun sequence genome:
TCCTTCCAGTTCAAAATGCTTGCATCTCTTAATGGCCAGCATCCTCTTGGATCTGCAGTTAGGCTCAACACATTCCAGCCTTAGCACAATCTTCTTTGTGGTCTTAGCCTTATTCCAGAAAATTGGCTTTGTCTGCCCATCATGGCCACTCTGCTTCCGATCATAGCGCCTCTTTCCCTGGGCATACAAGGAATCCTTGCTCTTCTTATACTGTGTCACTTTGTGAGTCTGATGCTTGCCACACTTCTTACAGAAGGCTCTTCGGGTTTTAGGTACATTGACCATATTTGCAGCATGGTTGTTCTGTCTATATGATGAAAACAAGAAACGGCGTCCGAGACCCTTACCTCGCACAGCTCTCCCCTAACAGGAAAGggccctctgtttttttttttttttgagacagagtctccctctgttacccaggctggagtgcagtggcacaatctcagctcactgcaacctccacctcctggctcaagtgattctcctgccttagcctccggagtagctgggactacaggcacgcaccatcatgcccggctaatttttatatttttagtagagacgggcactcaccatgttggccaggctggtctcgaactcctacctcaggtaatccacccaccttggcctcccaaagtgctgggattacaggtgtgagccaccatgcccggccatcctctttttttttttttttttttgagacagtgtcttgctctgttgccctagctggagtacagtggtgggatcatggttcactgcagccttgacttcctgggctcaatgatcctcccatctcagtctcctgagctgggaccacaggcacatgccactaccatgcccagttaattttttttttttttttttttttgccaggggGAGatcgggtcttgctatgtt
Coding sequences within it:
- the LOC100432452 gene encoding large ribosomal subunit protein eL42-like; amino-acid sequence: MVNVPKTRRAFCKKCGKHQTHKVTQYKKSKDSLYAQGKRRYDRKQSGHDGQTKPIFWNKAKTTKKIVLRLECVEPNCRSKRMLAIKRCKHFELEGDKRKGQVIQF